The Vigna unguiculata cultivar IT97K-499-35 chromosome 1, ASM411807v1, whole genome shotgun sequence nucleotide sequence attatacACGATAATTTCTATTTAGATGAcggtataaaatatttttgcattTATAGAGTATAGTCAGTGTATACTAGCTATGATCATCTGTACGTAGGGTTTGAAATttcaaacttaaatatattaagaaggattaatgaacttttTAGTCTAgaattttagatttttgttcAGTGcctatagttttttttttgtttcaaaattacTCCTTTCAGTAAGAAAAATTTACTCCGGGAGAGGGTTTAATGTTGATGgttaaaaatacatgaaagaCTAAAATCGgtcaatttattttgtaaagagtgaaataaaaaatccaaCATTTTTTAAGGACTATACTTTTTTAGCCTTGTAGCtgattgtcatatttttttcaaatttgcttTGGGATATTTAAATTCCTGATTAATTGTGTTTGCGCAAGTCTGCCATTTCTTTTTGTGCAAAATTTTTAAGCCAAAATATTATAGGGCTTTGTTATGTTTGATAATAATTTTCTGGCACGAGAGTATTGTTATCTCTAATTCTAAATCCGGAGTTCTCCATTCTTGGTTGGACTTGGATTTGGGACTGATAATGTGGTTTAAGATATAGTCTATTTCAATAGGTACTCCTACGAAACTGTAATTAAGCAGTTTGTTCACTCTGATTACACAGATCATAGAGAGTTGTGAAGGGCGTTTTCCAGATGAAGAGGTGACCGAAATAGTAGAGCTGGTGACAAGAACATTGCCGCCACCTCCCAGTATGAAGCAGGAAGAAATCACAAAGGGTGACGAAGAAACTGCTACACTGAAAAATGAAAACGATGAGGTTATTCAAGATCCCATGGACACAAGATAACACAACTAATTGGCCGTTATtcatatatttagaaaaattactATACGCATCTTAATTTTATGTacaattattacatttttgtttgttatctcTTTTTTCTTATCGTATTATATAATCTATAAATTTATCACTTACTTTTTGCTAGGTGTATATTAAggattgataatttttttctctgtacattaatattttctaaaatttatttacttttttcttgAATGGCTTGTTGAGATTGttaaaaatcatgttaaaaaaataaaatgatagttaatttagaaaaaaaaaaagaaattaattagtttaaaaaataaagaaaagtttgTTGTGTTTTTGATTAATTGTCCGGTTATTTTAGACTAACCAGACTTACTAGTATTTTCTTCCATAGATAATATTATTGCATTGTTGTACTATTGTCAAATTTTAAACAAGAATTTGAACTTTGGATCGTTACTGTATAATGTAGGTAAattatgttagttttgaaaacTGTAATTTACTGTCATCTGAGTGTCATCTAAGTTTACAAAAAGTATTCCTCACAAATAAGTTCATAAaagtgttaaattaaaaaagttctTGACGATATAATTTACGCGTTAATTTAGCTTTGATGCTAGAAAATCTCGATTTAAGATAATACTTGCAATAACTTATATATGTTAAAAGTCATTTTCACTATTCAATTTAATTGTTTACTGATAGAACTTTCAGTCTGATAGAGAGACATATATTAGTTTGAATGGAACTCATTTTAGAATATTCAAGTGacatataaattacattttcaGAAACTTTTGATGAAATACGATTTTGACAAGAGTCACTATCTATCCttgagaaaaattattaaaactgtTCTTTGGATTGTGAGAGTAAAATCTATTTATAGTTAGTAGTAAACAGTAGAAggaatgttttctttttttcttttccattaatTCCACATCTTGATTAAATTTCAACAACACACTACATTTGCGATAAACAGAATAATTGTAAAATGCATGTCATTCAttcacttaaataaataaatcagtGACTTACTAAACTACGAGCGCGTCATCATCTTCTTGAACTCTTCGAAATTCACGCTGCCGTCGCCGTCGGCATCCACGTTTCCGATCATTCTCCGGCAGTCACTGAGGGAGCACTTCTCCCCCAGCCTCCGCATCACGGAGTGCAGCTCCTTCGCCGAGATCAGCCCGTTCTTGTCCAGATCGTACAGTTCGAACGCCTCCCGGAGCTCCCTTCCGTCGCCGCCTCCACCGCAGTGGAACTCCCCAAACTCCTTCAAATCAATGTAGCCGTCGCCGTTGCGGTCGAGTTCCGCCATCATGCGTCGCACCTCCTCTGTGGTAGTTTTCGATCCCAGCGCCGCCATCAACTCCCTCAGTTCCACGCTCGAGATCTTCCCGTCGCCGTTCTTGTCGAACTTGTTGAAGATCTTGCGCACCTCATCGTCCATGGCGACAccgagagagaagaaaaaatgaaaaccagAAACTGAAGAGTTTGGGGTTGGGTGAGTTCCGCTCCGCTGGTTGCAGTGACTCACTCGCGCTTTATAGGAAGCGCGGTTGTGCGATTGGATCAGCAGGCAAACGCGTTAAGAAGTTGTGAAAGAAATTATGTGTTGTGTGAGGTGTGAGCCAAACGCGGTATTGTTGAGTGTGGCAGAAGTGGTGAGGTAGTTAGTTAATTGAAAGCGAAGGAAGTTTTTATTAACCACAAGAAATTGGAACACGTGGCATGTCCTCGTGGAGTGCACGAGAATCGATGTATCATGTCCTTATCATGTTTTATGAGAGTTTCCGCCCTACATAAATTGTTGCAAATAATTTACAAACggtacttatttttaattaattacttatgtTGTAATTATAGGATAGGACATAATGGCGGTGATGATGCATGGTCACATGGTGACATAGTGACATAGTGatagaagagaagagaaggatATGGTCCACATCCTCACACATCACATGCCATCATATGTGATAAAAGTGACCGTACTCATGAAATGTTTATTCATTTGGCGCCAACTAATTAATGAACTTTCTTTGGCAGATGCACCTGTCTTTTGGTACTCATTTCTTCAAAGGAAGAAAGAAGTTTTAGCAAATATGaggaacattttttttttctttgtaaaaaaGAAGAccaagttataaaataaagtgtcACTGTATTTTTTgtcacaaataaaaattatctaattGTTATGTATCAAAGCTTTGTTAAGTACTTTaagttttctttaaaaaatttcaatattgaaGGGAAAAGGAATTTGGTGTCTTTATGGTTGAACGAACAAGCATTAAGTAAGAAGGCAATTGAagataatatattaatgtttctTTAGGTAAAGTGTAGCCATTATGTGGTTATGCTGTTGATTGAGAAATTGTTATATCAACATAATTATGTatcaatgtttattttttatctgtAAAAATTGAATGTTAGGAAGTTTACAATAACAATTAGTTTTTGATATATAACAATCAAGTACTAGTTTTTAGCTGATTAGACAATATTATCATCACATTCCAAACAGATTAAGAATTGACTTATTGTACAATGAAAATCTTGAAGTTGAAAAAATTATGGAGTTTAATTTCCACTCCATACGATATCTATTCAATTTCAAGTTAAGAATATTTTGCttcaaatattcattttatcagtgttttattaaattaataatatatatacatttaaattaaaaatcttaaaaacaaGACACAAAAAATCTGGTCATAATAGTTTAGTTTAATTTAGgtagtgaattttaaaattcagtGTAACTATTTTTGGGTTACTAAGTGAGACTGATGGTGGTATCCATCCACTATGATGGTTAACAAAAACTATGCATCATAAATTTGGTTTTTAGTAGGCTTTCTttccaaataaattttccaGAATTGGTGACAAGGATTAAA carries:
- the LOC114192434 gene encoding calcium-binding protein CML24-like, with product MDDEVRKIFNKFDKNGDGKISSVELRELMAALGSKTTTEEVRRMMAELDRNGDGYIDLKEFGEFHCGGGGDGRELREAFELYDLDKNGLISAKELHSVMRRLGEKCSLSDCRRMIGNVDADGDGSVNFEEFKKMMTRS